GGACGGCGCGGACAGCGGCGAGTGGTGCATGTCCCATGGGGCGGCTGGGGCTGCCCGGTCCGATGCACCAGCAGGCCACGGACTCCAGGGCTCGGGCAGGTCCGTGCAGGCGTGTCGCGGCGAACGACTCGTCGTCGGCGCCCGCCGCTGCCCGGCGTTGCCGTCGCCGGAACCGAGTCAGCCCCCGGCGAAGGCGCTGATCAGGTTGTGAGGTGCGTCGTCGCCCAACATGGTGCTGAGATCGGGTGCTTCGGCATGGGCCGCCGCGGTGCGTACGAACATGGCCTGCTCGAACTCGGCGAGCGCCGACTCCGTGTCGCCGGGGTGCGCCGCTATCGCCTTGCCCAGTTCGGCGCCGTCCAGCAGGGCCAGGTTGGCGCCCTCTCCGTTGGGGGCCGTCAGGTGTGCGGCGTCGCCGATCAGGGTGACGCCGGGGGTGCGGTCCCAGACGTGTTGGCCGGGCAGGGCGTAGATGTGGCGCAGCGCTGGAGGGGTATCGCCGTCGGTGACCAGCGCGGTGAGTTCCGGTGCCCAGCCGTCGAATTCCCGCACGATCCGCGCGGTGGCCGCGACGGGATCGGTGAAGTCCATTCCGCTGAACCAGTCCTTCGGCCGGGCGAGCATGACCCAGGTGTGGAGGTTGCCGCCGCGCTCCCGGTGCGCCAGGATCCCCCTTCCCGGTTCGAGCACCATCATCGCTCCGCCACCCACCGTCTCCGCGCTGGTCGGGTGCCGGTTGTCGCCGTCGAACAGGTGGGTCTCGACGAACGAGAAGCCGGTGTACCCGGGCGTCGCCCCGGAGAGCAGCGGGCGGACCCGCGACCAGGCGCCGTCCGCCCCGACGAGCAGGCGCGTGATGACCGTCGTGCCGTCGCCGAATGCCACTTCGTGCGCGCCGTCCCCGAGCGGACGGACGCCGCTGACCTTGCGGCCCCACCTGACTGTGCCGTCGGGCAGTGAGTCGAGCAGCAGCTGCCGCAGTTCGCCGCGCTGGACCTCGGGGCTGTTGCCGGTGCCGTCGTCGGGCAGGCCGAGCAGGAGGTTCGCGTTCCGGTCCAGGAGGCGGATCGCCTGGCGGCCTTCCAGGACTAGCTTGCGGAACTCCTCGGTCAGGCCCGCCGTCTCCAGCGCCGGCTGGCCGTTGTAGTCGCGGATGTCCAGCAGTCCGCCCTGCGTGCGCGCCGACGGGGAGGATTCCGCCTCGTGGACCGTGGACGGGATGCCGTGCAGGTGCAGCACCCGGGCCAGTGTCAGGCCGCCCAGACCTGCGCCGATGATCGTGACCGATGTCGTCATGGTGGTCCTCCTGGAGTGTGGCCGATCCTGAATGGATCGCCACTCCAAAAAAGCTAGCACGACGTTGGAGCGGCGATCCACCCGTGCGATACTGGGACCATGGCGAAGACACCCGCGAACGGATCGGCGCGGACCCCGAGGCGCAAGGACGGCCTGTCCAGGGACGTGATCATCCAGACCGCGATCGAACTCCTGGACGGCGGCGGCGAGAGCGCGCTGACCCTGCGCGCGCTCACCGTGCACCTGAGCACCGGTTACGGAGCGATCTACCACCACGTCGCGGACAAGGGTGACCTGCTCTCGACCGCCACCGACGAGGTCTTCGCCCGCGTGCTGACCGGCGCGGTCGTCGACGCGGACCCGCGCGAGAGCCTGCGCCGCCTCGCCCTGGGGCTGTTCGACGCGATCGACGCCCACCCCTGGGTCGCGGCCGAACTCTCCCGGCAACCGTGGCGACCCGCCCTGCTGGACTTCTACGAGAGCATCGCCCGACTGCTGGACGCACTCGACGTCCCCGCGCGGGCACGCTTCGACGCGGCCGGCACGTTCATGAGCTACGTCCTCGGCGAGGCCGTGCAGAACGCCGCTAACGCCCGCCAGTTGGCCGACAGCGGCACGGACCGGGCCGCCTTCCTCGATGCCGCCGCCGCGCACTGGGCGGAGGTGGACCCCGGCAAGTACCCCTTCGTGCACGCGGCCGTGAAGCAACTGCGCGAGCACGACGACCGCGAGCAGTTCCTCGCGGGCGTCGACATCGTCATGGCGGGCATCGCAACCCTGCGGTAGGCGGCGACCGCCCGCCCACGAGCCCGGTGTCCACCGACCGGATTCCGCGCTCGATCGGTGTCGTGGGTGACCTTGATAGGGGTTCCGGGATTCTGTCTGGTCAAGTCGTCGCCGTGTTCAACGCGGCTTCGGTCGCCGTCAGTACCGTGCTGAGCTGATGCTCCACCTGGTTGTGCACCGGTACCCGGCGCAGGCGCAGGGACCTTCTGAAGTCTGTGGACCAGGCGGTGAGGAGTTCGTCCAGGTCGTCGCGGAGACCTACGGCCGCCGGGGCTGTCGTCGACTTCAGCAGGTGGTGGAGAAGTCCCGCCGCGCGGAGCGGTTGGCGACGGGCCACGATGTCCAGGGCGCAGATCTGGGCTGTCGTCAGCGGGTGCGGGTGCGGGTGCGGGTGCGGGTGCGAGGCGTCGGCGGCGAGCGGCTGCCAGGATTCGGCCACCAGGTCGTACAGCCCGTCGGCCATCCACTCCAGCACGCGTCTGCGTGGACTGTCCTCAGGCCGAGGCAGGAAGGCGCGAGCCTTGTCCAGGATCGCGGTCACCTGCCGCCCCCCGTCGAGCACCCGGGCGGACAGATCGCGGACGGCGGCGGCGCGGTTCGGGTGCGCGGCCAAGTCGTCGGCCATGTCGGTGGTCCACAGCGGGACTTCGATGATCGCCGTGACGCCGCCGTAGCGAGGAGGGGCGCACCAGGTGGACCGCCCGATGTTCTCGGACCCGGCCGCCAGACGGCCGGTGAGCTCCGGGGGCGGCAGGATGTAGACCCCGGGGCTGGGATTCTCCCAGTACAGGGCGTCGAACGTGCCGTGCTGCACGGGAATCCCGTGCTTCGCGGCGGACGTGTGGAAAGGCGCGGTGAGTTCGGGAAGTTCGCGGGTCAACTGGACCCAGGTGCCGCCCGCCTCGACGCTGTGCAGGGAGCACTGGAGGAACGGACGCAGTTCGTCGATGACGTCGAACAGAGCCTGGCTCTCCGGAAGTTGGTGCGAGACGATCGGCGCCCACTCCGGCTGCTCCGCCGCTACGGGACGGTAGGCGGAACGGTAATAGCCTTCCAGGGTGTGGCCGTCGCCGGCCGTCGCTTCTTCCAACCCCTGGCTCAGCGCGGCCCCGTCCGGGTCAAGGCACAGGACGATGTTCCAGGTGACGGTGGTGGAACCGGTCGCGGGGGACACTCCGACACCGTGTGCCGCTCGCGCCGCCAGGGTTATCGCGGTCGCGGCGCCCACCGGCTCATCGGGATGCGGGCGAGCGACGACCAGGACGTGGTGCGGGCCGTGGCCCACCGTGAGCATCGTGATCGGGCGTCCCCCGCTGGATGTCCCGATTCGACGCAGTCGGCAGGTTCCGGAAAACCGGGAGACCAACTGCCGCGCCGAATCGTCGACTTCCGCAACCGTGGGATAACGGCGCATCATCCGCAATGGATCAACCGCCGCCGTTACCACCGCTTTCGCCGGTGGTCTCCTTCTTGTCCAGTGGACGAATCTCGATCTTGTTCGCCATTCCGGTGTCCTTCCGTCGACGGATGGTGGGACGTGATCCGATGTGCTCTTGTCAGGCTCTGCTTCACGGACGACCCTTGTCAAGGTTCTTCATCTGAAGGGGAGTTGGGGGACATCGGTATTCATGAGGTAGGTATCCACGAGGTCGGCGCGAGAGTGACGGTGCCCGCGATGCGGCTGCCTCGGATCAAGCCGGAACACCGGGCCTACCGGACGGTGGACGGTCACGTCAGGATCGGGAGCGTCGTCCACGGCATCGGTGCCGAGGTCAAGGATCCCGAGGGCTGGGTGTGGACGCTGGTCGAGGCCATGGACGGTACGCGCGGCACCTCGGACGTCGTCGCCGCCGTGTCCCGGCGCCATCCGGAACTGCGGCTGCCCGAGGCGGACATCGTCCAGGCCATGACCGATCTCACCCTCGCCGGCTACGTGGAGGACGTCGGCGCGGCGCCACCGCCGGAACTGTCCGAGCGGGAACGCGAGCGGTACAGCAGAGGCATGACCCTGCTGCGCTGGATGGACCTCCGGCCCAGGGAGAGTTCCTGGGAGCCACAGCTGCGACTGCGTCGTGCGCGAGTCCTGCTGGTCGGCGTCGGCGGTACCGGCGGCGCCGCCGCACGGGACCTGGTGGCCTCAGGCGTGGGGTGGCTGCACTGCGTCGAACCCGATGTCGTCGAACTGTCCAACCTCAACCGGCAGACCCTCTTCCGCGAGAGCGACCTCGGTACGCCGAAGCTCGACGCCCACCGCCGGACGGCGCCGTAGGGCATCCGCGTCGTCGCCGTCGCCGGACGGCCCGCGGGGACGGCTACCGCCTCGTGATCTGCGGGCGGTCACGGCGGGCGTCGTGCAGAACTGAGCCCCACCAGTGGAGTTGATCGAGCATGACCGCGGCGGCGTCCTCGGGGCCCTTCG
The sequence above is a segment of the Streptomyces griseoviridis genome. Coding sequences within it:
- a CDS encoding FAD-dependent oxidoreductase yields the protein MTTSVTIIGAGLGGLTLARVLHLHGIPSTVHEAESSPSARTQGGLLDIRDYNGQPALETAGLTEEFRKLVLEGRQAIRLLDRNANLLLGLPDDGTGNSPEVQRGELRQLLLDSLPDGTVRWGRKVSGVRPLGDGAHEVAFGDGTTVITRLLVGADGAWSRVRPLLSGATPGYTGFSFVETHLFDGDNRHPTSAETVGGGAMMVLEPGRGILAHRERGGNLHTWVMLARPKDWFSGMDFTDPVAATARIVREFDGWAPELTALVTDGDTPPALRHIYALPGQHVWDRTPGVTLIGDAAHLTAPNGEGANLALLDGAELGKAIAAHPGDTESALAEFEQAMFVRTAAAHAEAPDLSTMLGDDAPHNLISAFAGG
- a CDS encoding TetR/AcrR family transcriptional regulator, translating into MAKTPANGSARTPRRKDGLSRDVIIQTAIELLDGGGESALTLRALTVHLSTGYGAIYHHVADKGDLLSTATDEVFARVLTGAVVDADPRESLRRLALGLFDAIDAHPWVAAELSRQPWRPALLDFYESIARLLDALDVPARARFDAAGTFMSYVLGEAVQNAANARQLADSGTDRAAFLDAAAAHWAEVDPGKYPFVHAAVKQLREHDDREQFLAGVDIVMAGIATLR
- a CDS encoding M14 family zinc carboxypeptidase, with amino-acid sequence MRRYPTVAEVDDSARQLVSRFSGTCRLRRIGTSSGGRPITMLTVGHGPHHVLVVARPHPDEPVGAATAITLAARAAHGVGVSPATGSTTVTWNIVLCLDPDGAALSQGLEEATAGDGHTLEGYYRSAYRPVAAEQPEWAPIVSHQLPESQALFDVIDELRPFLQCSLHSVEAGGTWVQLTRELPELTAPFHTSAAKHGIPVQHGTFDALYWENPSPGVYILPPPELTGRLAAGSENIGRSTWCAPPRYGGVTAIIEVPLWTTDMADDLAAHPNRAAAVRDLSARVLDGGRQVTAILDKARAFLPRPEDSPRRRVLEWMADGLYDLVAESWQPLAADASHPHPHPHPHPLTTAQICALDIVARRQPLRAAGLLHHLLKSTTAPAAVGLRDDLDELLTAWSTDFRRSLRLRRVPVHNQVEHQLSTVLTATEAALNTATT